A stretch of the Chitinophaga sp. Cy-1792 genome encodes the following:
- a CDS encoding NTP transferase domain-containing protein produces the protein MTGIIILAAGNSSRLGKPKQLLLLQEKTLLQKITDTAIESNLGPVLVVLGAYAPDIQQSIAGRNVKIIVNENWKSGMGSSVACGINALLRLYSNVTSAFLLVCDQPFIEARLLHRMAAINAPMVACKYNNTFGTPALFQQDFFPELQALGSHEGAKKILSAHQELVKTVDFPQGSIDIDTLSDYETVLSSPQ, from the coding sequence ATGACAGGAATCATTATTCTGGCCGCAGGTAATTCATCGCGGCTGGGCAAACCAAAACAATTACTGCTCCTACAGGAGAAAACACTGCTGCAAAAAATTACAGATACCGCCATAGAAAGTAATCTGGGGCCTGTACTGGTGGTACTGGGCGCGTATGCTCCCGACATACAACAAAGTATCGCCGGCAGAAATGTAAAAATCATTGTCAACGAAAACTGGAAAAGCGGCATGGGCAGCAGCGTTGCCTGTGGTATCAACGCACTGCTTCGTTTATACTCCAACGTTACCAGCGCCTTCCTCCTGGTATGCGACCAGCCTTTTATTGAGGCCCGGCTGCTCCATCGCATGGCCGCCATCAACGCGCCGATGGTAGCATGCAAATACAATAACACCTTCGGCACACCTGCCCTCTTCCAGCAGGATTTCTTCCCGGAACTGCAAGCCCTTGGCAGTCATGAAGGTGCCAAAAAAATTCTTTCCGCACATCAGGAACTGGTCAAAACCGTCGATTTCCCACAAGGAAGTATTGATATTGATACTCTTTCAGACTATGAAACAGTCCTGTCATCTCCGCAATAA
- a CDS encoding XdhC family protein, translated as MIKELEDIVKAFDKATQQGLRTALATVVHVEGSAYRQPGARMLVTENGELTGAISGGCLEGDALRKAQLVIMQQQPMLVTYDTTDEDDAQLGVGLGCNGIIHILLEPVDTQSPNNPVQLIKLITSNRQESILITLFNKKQRKGPQAGTVLLRRDAFIDGTPENTSLYPALLDDSLTALHSRSSIVKNFLTGDQELSALFSYIAPALQLIIGGAGNDAQPVLQLATVLGWHCTLIDGRPAYATSQRFPGARIIITKASDVLQHITPDDFTAAILMSHNYNYDLTMLKNLIQTSTPYIGVLGPAKKLRRMLDESEGISHIQQARIYGPAGLDIGANTPEEIALSIISEIKKVISNQYSNYTGQSLRDKNGTIHNRASQVVISQKI; from the coding sequence ATGATAAAGGAGTTGGAAGATATTGTAAAGGCGTTTGATAAAGCCACACAGCAGGGACTGCGCACCGCGCTGGCCACCGTCGTACATGTGGAAGGTTCTGCATACCGGCAGCCAGGCGCACGTATGCTGGTTACGGAGAATGGTGAACTTACCGGCGCCATCTCCGGCGGATGCCTGGAAGGCGACGCCCTCCGCAAAGCCCAGCTGGTTATCATGCAACAGCAACCCATGCTCGTCACCTACGACACCACCGATGAAGATGACGCTCAACTGGGCGTAGGACTGGGTTGCAACGGCATCATACATATTCTGCTGGAGCCTGTAGATACACAGTCGCCCAACAATCCGGTTCAGCTCATAAAGCTAATCACCTCCAACAGACAGGAATCCATACTAATTACATTATTCAATAAAAAACAGCGAAAAGGCCCACAGGCAGGAACAGTGCTATTACGCAGGGATGCCTTTATTGATGGCACCCCCGAAAACACCTCCCTGTACCCTGCATTGCTGGACGATTCGCTTACAGCCCTCCACAGCCGCAGCAGTATCGTCAAAAACTTCCTGACCGGCGACCAGGAATTATCTGCCTTGTTTTCCTATATCGCACCCGCCTTACAACTGATCATCGGCGGCGCAGGCAACGATGCACAGCCAGTTTTACAGCTGGCCACCGTACTGGGATGGCATTGCACCCTGATAGACGGAAGGCCGGCCTATGCCACATCACAGCGCTTTCCAGGCGCCCGCATCATCATCACCAAAGCCAGTGATGTACTGCAACATATCACGCCAGACGATTTTACCGCCGCCATATTGATGTCGCACAACTATAACTACGACCTCACCATGCTGAAAAATCTGATACAGACCTCTACACCGTATATAGGCGTACTGGGACCTGCAAAGAAATTGCGCCGCATGCTCGATGAATCTGAAGGTATCAGTCACATACAACAGGCACGCATATACGGGCCCGCAGGCCTCGACATAGGCGCAAACACACCAGAAGAAATAGCGTTAAGCATCATCAGCGAAATAAAAAAAGTTATCAGCAACCAATATTCAAACTATACCGGCCAATCACTCAGAGACAAGAATGGAACTATACACAACAGGGCGTCGCAGGTAGTTATCAGTCAAAAAATCTGA
- a CDS encoding xanthine dehydrogenase family protein molybdopterin-binding subunit, whose amino-acid sequence MTREKSIGKPMDRVDGKLKVTGAARYFADNHLPDLLHGCLVCSTITSGKIKTIDATAALRAPGVVDVVSHLNTPPAPGYKQADPSAKQPLRIFADDRIYSNGQPVAIVVADTMERAVHAASLVQVTYDQETHQTDMLKNLSAAFQNSRMKDYVRGKADAWKEAPVKLEASYTTPVEVHNPMELAGIVAKWDTPDQLTIWSKTQAVKNNQQALKGIFQIPVENITIHSPFVGGGFGMALHLWPHEIATIIAARKLRKPVKLVITRDQMFTMVGYRPTSIQKIGIGATADGKLTGITHEAIANTSVYEDFTEAITSMSKFMYACPNVNTKYQLVPVNLATPIWMRGPGEATGSFALECAVDELAHQLNIDPIDFRVLNYTETDPERELPFSSNYLKEAYQMGAEKIGWHNRHQQPGAVKEGDWYVGYGISTGTFGAHRGKATVGATFNNDGSLLLQSATSDIGPGTATAMVQIAADAIGLDPEKITFQLGESAYPQAPEQGGSATVATVGAAVHDVCQDLKKELARLAIENIAAFKNSKAEELTFEDGFIVAGNNRIALHNILTVTGKPDVKINTTSAGGDERKKYSMYSYSVHFAKVHVHARTGVVRIKHVVSVADSGTIVNAKTATSQMIGGVVGGIGMALTEEAVMDHRFGRYANNNFGDYHVPVHADIPPTDILFVNKKDPYINPMGAKGMGEIALIGFAAAVANAVFNATGKRVRDLPITPDKLIS is encoded by the coding sequence ATGACCAGAGAAAAAAGTATAGGCAAACCAATGGACCGCGTAGATGGTAAACTCAAAGTTACCGGCGCTGCCAGGTATTTCGCAGATAATCATCTACCCGACCTGCTCCACGGATGCCTCGTATGCAGTACCATCACCAGCGGTAAAATTAAAACCATTGATGCCACCGCAGCATTACGCGCTCCAGGTGTCGTAGATGTGGTATCACACCTCAATACACCACCTGCTCCCGGTTATAAACAGGCAGACCCTTCTGCAAAACAGCCACTGCGCATCTTTGCGGATGACCGCATCTACTCCAACGGCCAGCCCGTTGCCATTGTAGTGGCTGACACCATGGAAAGAGCCGTGCACGCAGCCTCGCTGGTACAGGTTACCTACGACCAGGAAACCCACCAGACGGATATGCTGAAAAACCTTTCCGCAGCTTTTCAGAACAGCCGCATGAAAGATTATGTACGTGGAAAGGCAGACGCCTGGAAAGAGGCCCCCGTTAAACTTGAAGCATCATATACCACGCCGGTAGAAGTCCACAACCCAATGGAACTGGCCGGGATCGTAGCCAAATGGGATACGCCCGATCAACTCACCATCTGGTCTAAAACACAGGCAGTAAAAAATAATCAGCAGGCATTGAAAGGCATCTTTCAGATACCTGTAGAAAACATTACCATACACTCTCCTTTTGTGGGTGGCGGATTTGGTATGGCATTGCATTTATGGCCGCATGAAATCGCAACGATCATTGCTGCACGTAAACTGCGTAAGCCGGTAAAACTGGTCATTACCAGGGATCAGATGTTTACCATGGTAGGCTATCGCCCTACCAGCATTCAGAAAATAGGCATTGGCGCTACTGCCGACGGTAAACTCACCGGCATTACGCACGAAGCCATCGCCAATACTTCTGTTTATGAAGATTTTACAGAAGCGATTACCAGCATGAGTAAATTCATGTATGCCTGCCCGAATGTAAATACTAAATATCAGCTGGTGCCTGTCAACCTGGCTACGCCCATATGGATGCGTGGCCCCGGTGAAGCTACCGGCTCTTTTGCGCTGGAATGCGCCGTTGATGAACTGGCCCATCAGCTAAACATAGACCCGATCGATTTTCGCGTGCTGAATTATACCGAAACAGATCCTGAAAGGGAGCTGCCTTTCTCCAGCAATTACCTCAAAGAAGCCTACCAGATGGGCGCTGAGAAGATCGGCTGGCATAACCGTCACCAGCAACCGGGTGCGGTAAAAGAGGGCGACTGGTATGTGGGCTATGGTATCAGCACGGGTACTTTTGGTGCACACCGCGGCAAAGCTACGGTAGGCGCTACTTTCAATAACGATGGTAGTTTACTCCTGCAAAGTGCTACCAGCGACATAGGCCCCGGCACCGCTACTGCCATGGTGCAGATAGCTGCTGATGCCATCGGTCTGGATCCTGAAAAAATTACTTTCCAGCTGGGCGAATCTGCATATCCGCAGGCACCTGAACAAGGCGGTTCCGCTACCGTGGCCACTGTAGGCGCCGCTGTACATGATGTCTGCCAGGACCTAAAAAAAGAACTGGCCAGGCTCGCCATAGAAAATATTGCGGCTTTCAAAAACAGCAAAGCAGAAGAACTCACCTTTGAAGATGGCTTCATCGTTGCCGGCAACAACAGGATTGCCTTACATAATATCCTGACGGTTACCGGTAAACCGGATGTTAAGATCAACACTACTTCGGCCGGTGGAGACGAGCGAAAGAAATACTCCATGTATTCCTATTCTGTTCATTTTGCAAAAGTGCATGTACACGCCCGCACTGGTGTCGTAAGAATCAAACACGTCGTTTCCGTTGCTGATTCCGGCACAATCGTTAATGCAAAAACAGCCACCAGCCAAATGATTGGCGGTGTTGTCGGCGGTATCGGCATGGCCCTGACAGAAGAGGCTGTAATGGACCATCGGTTCGGACGATATGCCAATAATAACTTCGGTGATTATCATGTGCCTGTTCACGCAGATATACCACCTACGGATATATTATTTGTAAATAAAAAAGACCCTTACATCAATCCCATGGGCGCTAAAGGCATGGGAGAAATAGCACTGATAGGCTTTGCAGCGGCAGTAGCCAACGCAGTTTTCAATGCTACCGGTAAGCGGGTAAGAGATCTGCCTATCACACCTGATAAGCTTATATCATAA
- a CDS encoding xanthine dehydrogenase family protein subunit M encodes MKPFSFVKATNTRSAIDAVLKDNARFIAGGTNLLDLMKNGVMQPDKLVDINSLPWKDITVANGTMHIGALALNSTVAADKQVKELHPLLSQALLAGASQQLRNMATVGGNMMQRTRCSYFYDTAMPCNKRNPGSGCGAIGGFNRMHAIFGASDQCIAVHPSDMCVALTALDATVHISGPKGERKMPFGDFHRLPGNTPEKDNNLDKGELITGVDIPASPFTKNVYYLKVRDRASYAFALVSVAAALVIENNIIKDARLAMGGVAHKPWRLTAAEKALIGKTPEEATFRAAANVAMQSAKAYEYNAFKLQMAPNSIVTALLKAAAV; translated from the coding sequence ATGAAACCATTTTCCTTCGTAAAAGCAACTAATACCAGATCAGCCATAGACGCTGTTTTGAAAGATAATGCCCGGTTCATCGCCGGCGGCACCAACCTGCTCGACCTGATGAAAAACGGCGTCATGCAACCCGATAAACTGGTGGATATTAATAGTCTGCCCTGGAAAGATATTACTGTCGCCAACGGCACCATGCATATAGGCGCCCTGGCACTTAACAGCACCGTTGCGGCAGACAAACAGGTAAAAGAACTACATCCGCTGCTCTCGCAAGCCCTGCTGGCAGGCGCTTCACAGCAGTTGCGCAACATGGCTACCGTAGGTGGAAATATGATGCAGCGCACCCGTTGCTCCTATTTTTATGATACCGCCATGCCCTGCAACAAACGTAACCCTGGCTCAGGATGCGGCGCCATCGGCGGTTTCAACAGAATGCATGCCATCTTCGGTGCCAGCGATCAATGCATCGCCGTGCATCCAAGCGATATGTGTGTAGCACTCACCGCTCTCGATGCCACCGTGCATATCAGCGGCCCTAAAGGAGAACGCAAGATGCCTTTCGGCGACTTCCACCGCCTGCCAGGCAATACACCGGAAAAAGATAATAACCTGGATAAAGGGGAACTGATCACCGGCGTTGATATCCCCGCCAGTCCGTTTACAAAAAATGTCTATTACCTGAAAGTCCGCGACCGCGCCTCCTATGCCTTTGCACTGGTATCCGTAGCCGCCGCGCTGGTAATAGAAAATAATATCATCAAAGACGCACGCCTGGCCATGGGTGGCGTGGCACATAAACCATGGCGACTCACCGCTGCAGAAAAAGCACTGATCGGTAAAACACCGGAAGAAGCAACTTTTCGTGCAGCCGCCAACGTTGCCATGCAATCCGCCAAAGCATATGAATACAACGCATTCAAATTGCAGATGGCACCTAACAGTATTGTTACAGCACTTTTAAAAGCAGCAGCGGTATGA
- a CDS encoding (2Fe-2S)-binding protein gives MPQDHEEKLPERNEFHETRRVFIKQSSAVMALAMAPTIVLKATDNDPVTRDTSLKVPVSLHINGKPYQLSLEPRTTLLDLLREQLALTGTKKGCDHGQCGACTVHSDGKRINSCLTLAVMQEGKKITTIEGLAQGEELHPMQQAFIKHDGFQCGYCTPGQIMSGIACIREGHANSEEEIREFMSGNICRCGAYDNIVSAIQEVKEGGHNI, from the coding sequence ATGCCACAAGACCACGAAGAAAAACTACCTGAAAGGAACGAATTCCATGAAACGAGACGCGTATTTATTAAGCAGTCCTCTGCTGTAATGGCGCTCGCAATGGCTCCTACCATCGTACTGAAAGCAACTGACAACGACCCTGTTACCAGGGATACTTCCCTGAAAGTTCCTGTGAGTCTGCATATCAATGGTAAACCATACCAGCTGTCACTCGAACCACGCACCACCCTGCTAGACCTTCTCCGTGAACAACTGGCACTGACCGGTACCAAAAAAGGCTGCGACCACGGCCAATGCGGCGCCTGCACCGTACACTCCGATGGTAAAAGGATCAACTCCTGCCTCACCCTCGCTGTTATGCAGGAAGGTAAAAAAATTACTACCATCGAAGGACTCGCGCAGGGAGAAGAACTACATCCCATGCAGCAGGCTTTCATCAAACATGACGGGTTTCAATGCGGTTACTGCACACCCGGACAAATCATGTCTGGCATCGCCTGCATCCGCGAAGGACACGCCAATTCTGAAGAAGAAATCCGCGAATTCATGAGCGGAAATATATGCCGCTGCGGCGCCTACGATAATATCGTCAGCGCTATTCAGGAAGTAAAAGAAGGAGGACACAACATATGA
- a CDS encoding tetratricopeptide repeat protein, which translates to MAMHEIESLVEQSILCLDNSQNDKLDLRSLFFNLYQLQDSFDTGFTHFRVMDILIKHRYVYTFSITEHPGYSTYQSYFDTLAASQKFSFIFSNPDKPWDATTNPVAGYANYDHTTQKYILYCDAGSLLWATMASTGIIKGKDALAPEPMGFFHLALTVVEAAAAGQNKDLLGMWYLLLPYMVMQAEQDGIPIQITDLKAIFDIVMKNDALPKEGLPYIEDIPQGGELGAFCEWWYEPAKEWMPSAPEEEEEIDLEAIPFSQEVEKSATWYSQQVVTLMEKATHTIQEMEDNGNGTSEAQEAVQQQLALALQYADKGLSLAPGEPNLLMNKGSILMLLQDYEPALECYNEALKQAPSNAFVHLNRAVLFYHMDRMQDAKASFEKLLQIDPSNEFAQQWLEHLRDSRI; encoded by the coding sequence ATGGCGATGCATGAAATAGAATCATTAGTAGAACAATCCATCCTCTGCCTGGATAACAGCCAGAACGATAAACTGGATTTAAGAAGCCTCTTTTTCAACCTCTACCAGCTGCAAGACAGCTTCGATACAGGTTTTACACATTTCAGGGTAATGGACATACTGATTAAACATCGCTATGTTTATACCTTCTCTATTACTGAACATCCTGGTTACAGCACCTACCAGTCATATTTCGACACACTCGCTGCCAGCCAGAAATTCAGCTTTATCTTCTCTAATCCGGATAAACCCTGGGATGCTACCACCAACCCGGTTGCCGGATACGCCAACTACGACCATACTACCCAAAAATATATCCTCTACTGTGATGCAGGTTCTCTCTTATGGGCAACCATGGCCAGCACAGGCATCATCAAGGGAAAAGACGCCCTGGCACCCGAGCCAATGGGCTTCTTCCACCTGGCACTTACCGTAGTGGAAGCCGCCGCTGCCGGGCAAAATAAAGACCTGCTGGGAATGTGGTACCTCCTGCTCCCATATATGGTCATGCAGGCAGAACAGGATGGTATTCCTATCCAGATCACCGACCTGAAAGCCATCTTCGACATCGTCATGAAAAATGATGCCCTGCCGAAAGAAGGACTGCCCTACATCGAAGACATCCCGCAAGGCGGAGAACTGGGCGCATTCTGTGAATGGTGGTACGAACCTGCTAAAGAATGGATGCCGTCAGCACCGGAAGAAGAGGAAGAAATCGACCTCGAAGCCATCCCTTTCTCCCAGGAAGTGGAAAAAAGTGCTACCTGGTATTCACAGCAGGTGGTAACCCTTATGGAAAAAGCCACCCACACCATCCAGGAAATGGAAGATAACGGCAATGGTACATCGGAAGCGCAGGAAGCAGTACAGCAACAACTTGCACTGGCGCTGCAATATGCAGACAAAGGCCTGTCCCTCGCTCCCGGCGAACCTAACCTGCTGATGAACAAAGGCTCCATTCTCATGCTCCTTCAGGATTATGAGCCCGCCCTGGAATGCTACAACGAAGCATTGAAACAGGCACCTTCCAATGCCTTTGTACACCTGAACCGCGCCGTACTGTTCTATCATATGGACAGAATGCAGGACGCCAAAGCCTCTTTCGAAAAATTACTGCAGATAGATCCTTCCAACGAATTCGCACAGCAGTGGCTCGAACACCTGCGCGACAGCCGCATCTAA
- a CDS encoding sugar phosphate isomerase/epimerase codes for MNSRRSFLQQAGLITAGLMLPGGFSAFAKDSKLPKKIGIQLFTMREQLDKNATETLTRIGKIGYQEVETYYGYSAGQDAGKFWGLSVKELKSLLKSLNITSPSGHYGLNHFLTEGNGKDDELKAQVEYAVELGQQYFVVPALPFPQWDEKPTADHYKFISEQLNKAAEYCHKAGLKVAYHNHFWEFKPFEGNTGTGYEVMLKNTDPGKVFFELDCFWAIKSGFDPVKLFAQAPGRFFALHVKDVDKAKPEPLVSPANADKKAMELLSMASFADVGSGAVDYKRILAKAPAAGVKHLYVEQDKIVTEPYQSITNSYNYVRNTLLV; via the coding sequence ATGAACTCAAGAAGATCTTTTCTCCAGCAGGCTGGTCTTATCACTGCCGGATTAATGCTGCCTGGCGGCTTTTCTGCGTTTGCAAAAGATAGCAAACTGCCTAAAAAAATAGGTATTCAGTTGTTTACCATGCGGGAACAGTTAGATAAAAATGCCACTGAGACCTTGACCCGTATCGGCAAAATCGGTTACCAGGAAGTAGAAACCTATTATGGTTATTCTGCCGGCCAGGATGCCGGTAAGTTCTGGGGCTTATCTGTTAAGGAACTGAAGTCATTACTGAAAAGCCTGAACATCACCTCTCCGAGTGGTCACTACGGATTAAACCACTTCCTCACCGAAGGCAACGGGAAAGATGATGAACTGAAAGCCCAGGTAGAATATGCCGTGGAGCTCGGACAACAGTATTTCGTGGTGCCTGCACTTCCTTTCCCGCAATGGGATGAAAAGCCAACGGCAGACCATTACAAGTTTATTTCAGAACAACTCAATAAGGCAGCTGAATACTGCCACAAAGCAGGTCTGAAGGTAGCATACCACAACCACTTCTGGGAGTTCAAACCTTTCGAAGGCAATACCGGTACCGGTTATGAAGTAATGCTCAAAAATACAGACCCGGGAAAAGTATTCTTTGAACTGGACTGCTTCTGGGCAATCAAATCCGGCTTCGATCCGGTAAAACTCTTTGCTCAGGCGCCTGGCCGCTTCTTTGCACTGCATGTGAAAGACGTGGATAAAGCTAAACCTGAACCACTGGTATCTCCTGCCAACGCTGATAAAAAAGCAATGGAACTACTGTCTATGGCTTCTTTCGCTGATGTAGGATCCGGTGCGGTGGATTACAAACGTATTTTAGCCAAAGCGCCTGCTGCCGGCGTTAAACACCTCTATGTAGAGCAGGATAAAATCGTTACAGAGCCTTACCAGAGTATTACCAATAGTTATAACTACGTTAGAAATACATTGCTGGTATAA
- the lepB gene encoding signal peptidase I translates to MKFFSGRKKTGKEEKKKQSALREWVDACIFAVIAGTLIRTFLVEAFVIPSPSMEQTLLINDYIFVSKISYGPRIPNTPLAIPFTQASLPFFKSLKPYSTAVQWPYYRLPGFGNVQHNDVVVFNLPVGDTVLRDPSGGDVNYYQELHKENFPPPDIRPVDKRATWVKRCVGLPGDTLQIDANMVCINGVEQPLPAYSQHRYQLYSNECKSLPDSLKKALQLDENWRVLNADSSSYTINLTTVAVKKLKGTRYAIEPLLQNEGNRDSRLFPQDFSYHWNEDYFGPIYIPKKGATIVINHENIPLYYRVIATYEKNKLDTTNGTIRINGVPATAYTFKMNYYFMMGDNRHYSEDSRFYGFVPEDHIVGKAVTIWFSFGEGSIRWRRLLSGIK, encoded by the coding sequence ATGAAGTTTTTTTCAGGTCGCAAAAAGACCGGAAAAGAGGAAAAAAAGAAGCAATCAGCATTAAGAGAATGGGTAGATGCCTGCATTTTTGCTGTTATTGCCGGTACTCTTATCCGTACTTTTTTGGTAGAAGCATTTGTTATTCCCTCTCCTTCCATGGAGCAAACATTATTGATCAATGATTATATTTTTGTCAGTAAAATCAGCTACGGCCCGCGAATTCCGAATACCCCGCTAGCCATTCCCTTTACCCAGGCCAGCTTACCTTTCTTTAAATCACTGAAACCTTACAGCACTGCTGTACAATGGCCTTATTACCGCCTGCCGGGATTTGGTAATGTCCAACATAATGATGTAGTGGTATTCAATCTTCCGGTTGGTGATACGGTGCTTAGAGATCCCAGTGGTGGTGATGTTAATTATTACCAGGAATTGCATAAAGAGAATTTTCCTCCGCCTGATATCAGGCCCGTGGATAAACGTGCTACCTGGGTAAAGCGTTGCGTCGGGCTTCCCGGAGATACCCTGCAGATTGACGCGAATATGGTCTGTATAAATGGTGTTGAACAGCCACTGCCGGCATATTCCCAGCATCGGTACCAATTATATAGCAATGAATGTAAGTCGCTGCCAGACTCCTTAAAGAAGGCCTTGCAACTGGATGAAAACTGGAGGGTATTAAATGCAGATTCCAGCTCTTATACGATCAACCTTACGACAGTTGCAGTTAAGAAACTGAAAGGGACCAGGTATGCGATCGAACCTTTACTGCAAAATGAAGGCAATCGTGATTCGCGGCTGTTTCCACAGGATTTCAGTTACCATTGGAACGAGGATTATTTCGGCCCCATTTATATTCCTAAAAAAGGTGCTACCATAGTAATTAATCATGAAAATATCCCACTCTACTACCGGGTTATAGCTACCTACGAAAAAAATAAACTGGATACCACCAATGGCACCATCCGAATTAATGGTGTGCCGGCAACCGCGTATACGTTTAAAATGAATTACTACTTTATGATGGGGGATAACCGGCATTATTCGGAGGATTCCCGCTTCTATGGCTTTGTACCGGAAGATCATATTGTCGGTAAAGCAGTGACGATATGGTTTAGTTTTGGAGAGGGTAGTATCAGGTGGAGAAGATTGTTATCAGGTATTAAATAA
- a CDS encoding amidohydrolase family protein, with the protein MKKLIIGATALFAGFNVYAQTKADIIIRHVQVIDVASGKIKPDQAIVIKGKDIIAVKADSKLSGYTATQEFDGHQKYAMPGLWDMHMHFGGGDTLADENKNFLNLYLAHGITTIRDCSADISDLVIKWRNEVNNGVLDGPTIFTSGPKLEGYKSIWLNDLEIGTSKELQQALDSLQKIKVDFVKVTDNTLKNDLYLEALREARKRGWPVSAHIPYSLTMDQVTAAGLSAVEHLQYAWKAGVKDEAKLSAMIASGELKGKEINKYIMANFDTATAMKTYRMMAARGTAITPTITLPHLLAYLDVDNHQQDSYLQYIGSGLQGTYDWRVKRTMQDDSAAISWRKEVYNKSTAILPLLQRAGVKIMAGTDAGYLNSYDYPGIGLHQELALMVEFGKLTALQVLQASVINSPAYFHKTNYGALASGKIADIVLLDANPLDDITNTQKINAVVSRGKLFDRKALDGLLEQVKEKVAKEIH; encoded by the coding sequence ATGAAAAAATTAATCATCGGCGCTACTGCCCTGTTTGCCGGCTTTAACGTTTACGCACAAACGAAAGCGGATATTATCATCCGCCATGTCCAGGTGATAGATGTTGCCAGCGGCAAAATAAAGCCTGACCAGGCTATTGTCATAAAAGGAAAAGACATTATTGCTGTAAAGGCAGATAGTAAGCTGTCCGGATACACAGCCACACAGGAATTTGACGGCCACCAGAAATATGCCATGCCCGGCCTCTGGGATATGCACATGCACTTCGGCGGTGGTGATACGCTGGCAGATGAAAACAAAAACTTTTTGAATCTCTATCTCGCCCACGGTATTACTACTATCCGCGACTGTTCTGCAGATATCAGCGACCTTGTCATAAAATGGAGAAACGAAGTTAATAATGGTGTCCTTGATGGCCCTACCATTTTTACCTCCGGCCCTAAACTGGAAGGCTATAAATCTATCTGGCTGAATGATCTTGAAATAGGCACCAGCAAAGAGTTACAGCAGGCGCTGGATTCTTTACAGAAGATCAAAGTAGATTTTGTAAAAGTAACAGACAACACCTTAAAAAATGACCTGTACCTGGAAGCCTTACGTGAAGCGCGTAAAAGAGGATGGCCGGTAAGTGCGCACATCCCCTACTCATTGACCATGGACCAGGTGACAGCCGCCGGACTCAGTGCTGTAGAGCATTTACAGTATGCATGGAAGGCAGGTGTGAAAGATGAAGCGAAACTCTCTGCCATGATCGCCAGCGGCGAACTGAAAGGCAAGGAAATCAACAAATATATCATGGCCAACTTCGATACGGCCACCGCCATGAAAACATATCGTATGATGGCCGCCAGAGGTACTGCTATAACGCCAACGATTACACTGCCGCATCTACTAGCCTATCTCGACGTAGATAATCATCAACAGGATAGCTACCTGCAGTATATCGGGTCCGGACTGCAAGGCACCTACGACTGGCGCGTAAAACGCACCATGCAGGACGACAGCGCCGCCATCTCATGGAGAAAAGAAGTATATAACAAATCTACCGCCATACTGCCGCTGCTGCAGCGTGCCGGCGTAAAAATCATGGCAGGCACCGATGCAGGTTACCTTAACTCCTACGACTATCCGGGAATTGGTTTGCACCAGGAACTGGCACTGATGGTAGAATTTGGCAAACTCACTGCATTGCAGGTATTGCAGGCATCTGTCATTAACTCACCAGCTTATTTTCATAAAACGAATTACGGCGCACTCGCCTCCGGAAAAATTGCTGACATCGTTTTACTGGATGCCAACCCGTTAGATGATATCACCAATACACAGAAAATAAATGCGGTTGTTTCAAGAGGCAAACTGTTCGACAGAAAGGCCCTGGATGGCTTGCTGGAGCAGGTAAAAGAAAAAGTAGCAAAAGAGATACATTAA